From Xylanibacter oryzae DSM 17970, a single genomic window includes:
- the bglX gene encoding beta-glucosidase BglX, with product MRKFLMTFALVLTASAGMAQQKPMDEYINGLMSKMTLKEKIGQLNLMVAGDITTGGKVDTKVAGDILSGNMGGVFNVKGVDKIRALQDIAVKKSRMHIPLIVGMDVIHGYETIFPIPLGTSCSWDIPAIEHSARTAAKEASADGINWTYSPMVDIALDSRWGRVCEGSGEDPYLGSRIAEAMVRGYQGDYSSKENIMACLKHFALYGAVEAGKEYNTVDMSRIRMYNQYFPPYKAAVEAGVGSVMSSFNLVDGIPATANKWLLNDVLRNQWHFNGFVVTDYGSIGEMINHGLGNLQDCSAMTLKAGTDMDMCTQGFVGTLEKSLSEGKVTLADIDTACRRVLEAKYKLGLFKDPYKYLDASRRKRDIFTAQNRAIARSLATESFVLLKNEGNVLPLQKKGKIALIGPLANTRANMAGTWCVSYTPDKYSTLKEGLERAVAGKADLLYAQGSNLTADEALQKAAEFGKTIPRGDDKKLKAEALQIANQSDVIIAAMGECADMSGESSSRSNLELPDVQMSLLRDLVATGKPVVLLNFSGRATVLKWESEHVNAIMNVWFGGSETADAISDVLFGDVNPSGKLTVSLPQSTGQEPLYYNHLPTGRPVPDGTKEFRKYASNYLDVRNDALYPFGYGLSYTTFEYGDIRLSSDKMASDGSIKATINVKNTGSRDGDEIVQLYIHDQVAGISRPVKELKGFQRIHLSAGESKDVTFQITPELLKYYNYNLEYILDPGTFDLMIGPNSSNLKTVSFTVM from the coding sequence ATGAGAAAATTTTTAATGACTTTCGCATTAGTTCTTACAGCTTCTGCAGGTATGGCACAGCAGAAACCTATGGATGAATACATCAATGGGTTGATGTCTAAGATGACTCTCAAGGAGAAAATAGGCCAACTTAATCTTATGGTTGCCGGAGATATCACCACCGGAGGCAAAGTTGATACTAAGGTTGCCGGAGATATCCTCAGCGGCAATATGGGAGGAGTATTTAATGTAAAGGGCGTTGACAAGATACGTGCTTTGCAGGATATAGCCGTAAAGAAGAGTCGTATGCACATACCTTTGATTGTAGGAATGGATGTGATACATGGTTATGAGACAATTTTCCCGATACCTCTTGGCACATCCTGTTCATGGGATATTCCTGCTATAGAGCATAGCGCCCGTACAGCAGCCAAAGAGGCTAGTGCAGATGGCATCAACTGGACATACAGTCCGATGGTGGATATAGCATTAGATTCACGTTGGGGCCGTGTATGCGAAGGCTCAGGCGAAGATCCATATCTGGGTTCACGTATAGCAGAAGCTATGGTACGTGGATATCAGGGCGATTATAGCAGTAAAGAGAATATAATGGCCTGTCTCAAGCATTTTGCTCTTTATGGAGCTGTTGAAGCAGGAAAAGAATATAACACGGTGGATATGAGCCGTATCAGGATGTACAATCAATATTTTCCACCATATAAGGCAGCTGTTGAAGCCGGAGTAGGCAGTGTAATGTCATCATTCAACCTTGTCGACGGTATACCTGCAACAGCCAACAAATGGCTGCTTAATGATGTTCTTCGTAATCAATGGCATTTCAATGGTTTTGTTGTTACCGATTATGGTTCTATCGGAGAGATGATCAATCATGGCTTGGGCAATTTACAGGACTGTTCGGCCATGACCCTAAAGGCAGGTACAGACATGGATATGTGTACACAAGGCTTTGTTGGTACATTAGAGAAATCATTATCAGAGGGTAAAGTTACTTTGGCAGATATTGATACAGCATGCAGACGTGTACTGGAAGCTAAATATAAGTTGGGCCTGTTCAAAGATCCTTATAAGTATCTTGATGCCAGCCGCCGTAAACGTGATATCTTTACAGCTCAAAACAGAGCGATAGCCCGTAGCCTGGCTACCGAGTCATTCGTCTTGCTTAAGAATGAAGGCAATGTCCTTCCTCTTCAGAAGAAAGGCAAGATAGCATTGATAGGACCTCTTGCCAATACAAGGGCAAATATGGCCGGTACATGGTGCGTTTCGTATACACCCGACAAATATTCAACCTTGAAAGAAGGACTTGAGCGTGCTGTAGCCGGAAAGGCAGATCTGCTATATGCCCAAGGCAGTAATCTTACTGCTGATGAGGCTTTGCAAAAGGCCGCTGAGTTTGGTAAGACTATTCCACGTGGTGATGATAAGAAACTTAAGGCCGAAGCTTTGCAGATAGCAAATCAGTCTGATGTGATAATAGCAGCTATGGGAGAATGTGCAGATATGTCGGGCGAGAGTTCAAGCCGTTCTAATCTGGAACTCCCTGATGTACAGATGTCATTGCTCCGCGATTTGGTAGCTACAGGCAAGCCTGTCGTACTTCTTAACTTCTCAGGCCGTGCTACAGTACTGAAGTGGGAGAGCGAACATGTTAATGCCATCATGAATGTATGGTTTGGTGGCAGTGAGACAGCTGATGCCATAAGTGATGTACTCTTTGGAGATGTCAATCCAAGTGGAAAACTTACAGTCAGCCTGCCTCAGTCTACAGGTCAGGAACCATTGTATTATAACCACCTTCCAACCGGCAGACCTGTTCCTGATGGAACCAAGGAATTCCGTAAATATGCAAGCAATTATCTTGATGTCCGTAATGATGCATTATATCCATTCGGTTACGGACTCAGTTATACAACCTTTGAGTATGGTGATATCCGTTTGAGCAGTGACAAGATGGCTTCTGATGGAAGTATAAAAGCTACCATAAACGTTAAGAATACCGGTAGCCGAGATGGAGATGAAATAGTACAGTTGTATATCCATGATCAAGTAGCAGGAATATCAAGACCTGTAAAAGAGTTAAAAGGATTTCAGCGTATTCACCTTTCTGCAGGTGAGAGTAAAGACGTGACATTCCAGATTACCCCCGAACTTCTTAAGTATTATAACTATAATCTTGAATACATATTAGACCCCGGCACCTTCGATCTTATGATAGGGCCGAATAGCAGTAATCTTAAGACAGTTTCTTTCACAGTGATGTGA
- a CDS encoding RagB/SusD family nutrient uptake outer membrane protein has translation MKTLNIFKYSAIGILLLSVTSCGDSFLEVEPSSSVPINGYYTTKARMDEAVTASYDPMHWYDYFSGWCPMFLVSDSQGDDLYVGGGSTSDQAEIHLASQYKSTSLMNFSGAWTTSYSGINRSNLVIADAESSTLSDTEKAAYIAEGKTTRAFYYLMLWKYWGNIPYYDKNLAMPYIAPQKSEADVYKLVTDDLEKVIESKALPMKETATRAGHATQAFAEMLYADFVMYQKDESKYKQALGYMEDIINSHKYRLMDDFSSIWEQPNEWCDESIYEINYFAKGSTRDWGNANAPGGTVVPAMIGVDGLTYSASDAHKAQNPNYAAKADFVSGWGFCDVSKECYDAYEDNDQRRDGGILDMETYAVKYKAQTGDNVTYGGRYQNTGLFLRKYLGRPGGNANATASSDLGWDNNQRIYRYAETLLNASELALRTGDNSKAQNYFQQVRDRAFKGNAPAKQVSLDNLLNERRLEFVGEGKRYYDLIRFGKAAEVLKPGGGKVLNAQKTAYDKQGIPERIQWTESKKYLPIPQGEVDAAQGTIVQNPY, from the coding sequence ATGAAAACATTAAATATATTTAAATACAGTGCTATAGGAATACTCTTACTTTCTGTAACGTCATGCGGAGATAGCTTTTTGGAGGTAGAACCGTCCAGCAGTGTTCCTATTAATGGATATTATACTACTAAAGCGCGTATGGATGAAGCTGTTACAGCCTCATACGATCCAATGCATTGGTATGACTATTTTTCTGGTTGGTGTCCTATGTTCCTTGTTTCAGATAGTCAAGGTGATGATCTTTATGTTGGTGGTGGTAGTACAAGTGATCAGGCTGAGATACACCTTGCATCACAATATAAATCTACTAGTCTTATGAATTTTAGTGGAGCATGGACTACTAGTTATTCTGGTATTAATAGATCTAATCTGGTCATTGCTGATGCAGAGTCTTCAACTTTATCAGATACAGAAAAAGCTGCTTATATAGCAGAAGGTAAAACTACTAGAGCTTTTTATTATCTAATGCTGTGGAAATATTGGGGTAATATTCCATACTATGATAAGAATTTGGCTATGCCTTATATTGCTCCACAAAAATCAGAAGCAGATGTATACAAATTGGTAACAGACGATTTGGAGAAAGTTATTGAGAGCAAAGCACTTCCAATGAAAGAGACTGCCACACGTGCAGGACATGCCACACAGGCTTTTGCCGAAATGTTATATGCTGATTTTGTCATGTATCAGAAAGATGAAAGCAAATACAAACAGGCTTTAGGTTATATGGAAGATATCATTAATAGCCATAAGTATCGTCTAATGGATGATTTTTCAAGTATTTGGGAACAGCCAAATGAATGGTGCGATGAGTCTATATATGAGATAAATTATTTTGCAAAAGGCAGTACACGTGATTGGGGAAATGCTAACGCTCCTGGTGGAACTGTTGTACCTGCTATGATAGGTGTTGATGGATTGACATATAGCGCTTCAGATGCTCATAAAGCACAAAATCCTAATTATGCTGCTAAAGCTGATTTCGTAAGTGGATGGGGTTTCTGTGATGTATCTAAAGAGTGCTACGATGCATATGAAGATAATGACCAGCGTCGTGATGGTGGTATCTTGGATATGGAAACATATGCTGTTAAGTATAAAGCACAAACTGGCGATAATGTAACATATGGAGGACGTTATCAGAATACCGGTCTTTTCTTAAGAAAATATTTAGGTCGTCCGGGTGGAAATGCTAATGCAACAGCAAGTAGTGACCTTGGATGGGACAATAATCAACGTATTTATCGTTATGCAGAAACTCTATTGAATGCTTCTGAACTAGCATTGCGTACTGGTGATAATTCTAAAGCGCAAAATTATTTTCAGCAGGTTAGAGACCGTGCCTTCAAAGGGAATGCTCCTGCAAAACAAGTATCTTTAGATAATTTGCTTAATGAGCGTCGTCTTGAATTTGTTGGTGAAGGTAAGCGTTATTATGACCTTATACGTTTTGGTAAGGCTGCAGAAGTACTGAAACCTGGTGGTGGTAAGGTCTTGAATGCACAAAAGACTGCATATGATAAGCAAGGCATTCCAGAAAGGATACAATGGACTGAAAGTAAAAAGTATTTGCCAATACCTCAGGGTGAGGTTGATGCAGCTCAAGGAACAATAGTCCAAAATCCATACTGA
- a CDS encoding glycoside hydrolase family 3 C-terminal domain-containing protein, producing MKNIIITSLFFMSVSLVANAQTPIYQDRSKPIEQRVEDALSRMTLNEKIAVIHAQSKFSSPGVKRLGFPDFWTDDGPHGVRPDVLWDEWEQAGQTNDSCVAFPALTCLSATWNPQMSNLYGKSLGEEALYRGKNMILGPGVNIYRTPLSGRNFEYLGEDPYLSGKMVVPYIQGLQSCGVAACVKHYAMNNDEEYRHQVNVVVSDRALHEIYLPAFRAAVIDGKAWGVMGAYNMYKNQHNCHNEELLMKILKGDWNFDGVVVSDWGGCHDTDQAVKNGLDMEFGTWTNGLSLGKTNAYDSYYMASPYLEAIQKGKYTTKELDDKVRRVLRLFFRTTMNSNKPMGFLCSESHYSAARKVADEGIVLLQNKNNVLPIKFNRTKHVLVVGENAIKMMTVGGGSSSLKVQREISPLDGLKSRLGSNVKVDYERGYVGDTTGSYNGVTTGQNLTDKRSADQLIHDAVEKAKKADYVIFFGGLNKSDYQDCEGHDRKSYDLPYNQDRVIESLSKANKNFIYVNISGNAVAMPWHNKVPAIVQGWFIGSEAGEALADVLTGDVNPSGKLPFTWPATLQDVGAHKLNAYPGVWRPDHKVIDEEYKEGLYVGYRWVDKEKIHPLFAFGHGLSYTTFKLSDLRESSNKISRDGNITFTVNVKNTGKYDGSETVQLYIHDVKSSLDRPYKELKGFKKVELKAGENRDVDITIDNSALSFYDDRAHAWTSEDGDFEALVGNASDNLPLMIKFKLQ from the coding sequence ATGAAGAATATAATAATTACGTCCTTATTCTTTATGTCTGTTTCGCTTGTGGCTAACGCCCAGACACCGATATATCAGGATAGATCTAAACCAATAGAACAACGAGTCGAAGATGCTCTTTCGAGGATGACGCTAAATGAGAAAATTGCTGTGATTCATGCACAGAGTAAATTTTCATCACCGGGCGTTAAAAGATTGGGCTTTCCTGATTTCTGGACTGACGATGGCCCTCATGGGGTTCGTCCTGATGTACTTTGGGATGAATGGGAGCAAGCCGGACAGACTAATGATTCGTGTGTTGCATTTCCTGCACTTACATGTCTTTCTGCAACATGGAATCCACAGATGTCAAACCTTTATGGCAAGAGTCTTGGAGAAGAAGCTCTTTATCGTGGTAAAAATATGATATTGGGTCCGGGCGTAAACATCTACCGTACACCTCTGAGTGGCAGAAACTTTGAATATCTGGGCGAAGATCCTTATCTTAGCGGTAAGATGGTAGTACCTTATATTCAGGGACTCCAGTCTTGTGGAGTTGCTGCCTGTGTTAAGCACTATGCAATGAACAATGATGAGGAATACCGTCATCAGGTCAATGTTGTTGTTAGCGACAGAGCCTTACACGAGATTTATCTTCCTGCTTTCCGTGCAGCTGTAATTGATGGTAAAGCATGGGGTGTAATGGGAGCTTATAATATGTATAAGAATCAGCATAACTGTCATAATGAAGAGTTGCTGATGAAGATATTAAAAGGCGACTGGAACTTTGATGGAGTCGTTGTTAGTGATTGGGGTGGATGTCATGATACAGACCAGGCTGTAAAGAATGGACTGGATATGGAGTTCGGAACATGGACTAATGGATTATCATTGGGAAAGACCAATGCCTATGATTCTTATTACATGGCAAGTCCTTATCTGGAGGCCATACAGAAGGGCAAATATACTACCAAAGAACTTGATGATAAAGTGCGCCGCGTACTGCGCTTGTTTTTCAGAACCACTATGAACAGTAACAAACCTATGGGTTTCTTATGTTCAGAGTCTCATTACTCTGCAGCCCGTAAGGTGGCAGACGAGGGCATCGTGCTTCTGCAAAATAAAAATAATGTATTACCAATAAAATTCAATAGGACTAAGCATGTTCTCGTAGTAGGTGAGAATGCTATAAAGATGATGACTGTCGGTGGAGGTTCATCTTCGTTGAAAGTTCAACGTGAGATATCTCCCCTCGATGGTCTGAAATCACGTTTGGGCAGTAATGTTAAGGTAGATTACGAACGTGGATATGTAGGTGATACTACCGGTTCTTATAATGGAGTTACTACTGGTCAGAATCTGACAGACAAACGTTCTGCCGACCAACTTATACATGATGCTGTAGAGAAAGCTAAAAAAGCAGATTATGTTATATTCTTTGGCGGATTGAACAAGAGTGATTATCAAGACTGTGAAGGCCACGACCGTAAGTCATATGATTTGCCTTATAATCAGGATCGTGTCATTGAGTCATTATCCAAAGCCAATAAGAACTTTATATATGTCAACATATCAGGTAATGCCGTTGCCATGCCTTGGCACAATAAGGTGCCTGCTATTGTTCAGGGATGGTTTATTGGCTCAGAGGCAGGAGAGGCTTTGGCAGACGTACTCACAGGAGACGTAAATCCTTCAGGCAAACTTCCTTTCACATGGCCAGCTACTTTACAAGATGTAGGTGCACATAAGTTGAATGCTTATCCGGGAGTATGGCGTCCCGACCATAAGGTTATAGACGAAGAATATAAAGAAGGTCTGTATGTAGGTTACAGATGGGTGGACAAGGAAAAGATACATCCGTTATTCGCTTTTGGACACGGACTCAGTTATACCACCTTCAAGTTGTCTGATTTACGTGAATCTTCTAATAAAATCTCGCGTGACGGCAATATAACGTTTACTGTAAACGTTAAGAATACAGGGAAATATGATGGTTCCGAAACTGTGCAATTGTATATCCATGACGTAAAGTCTTCTTTAGACAGACCTTATAAAGAACTTAAAGGATTTAAGAAGGTAGAGCTTAAAGCAGGTGAAAACCGTGATGTTGATATAACCATTGATAACAGTGCCTTAAGTTTTTATGATGACAGAGCGCATGCATGGACATCCGAAGATGGCGACTTCGAGGCTTTAGTAGGTAACGCATCAGATAACCTTCCACTTATGATAAAGTTTAAATTACAGTAG
- a CDS encoding glycoside hydrolase family 5 protein, which translates to MKRIYKFALCISLAFTLFGSVSAMAKGKFVTIDGKNLVQPNGKKLFIVGTNLGNWLNPEGYMFGFKKTNSYWMINNAICQMVGPDAADEFWRKFKDNYVTRHDIEYLASIGANTIRVPFNYKLFTDEDYMGLNANQDGFARVDSLVNWCRDNHLYMILDMHDAPGGQTGDNIDDSYGYPWLFESEKSQSLFCEIWRKIADRYKDESVILGYELLNEPIAPYFDNMKDINTKLEPLYKRAVKSIREVDNNHIVLLGGAQWNGNFDVFTDWKFDDKIMYTCHRYGGGTDTKAIQNIVSFRDKTGLPMYMGETGHNTDEWQASFCKMLRENNIGYTFWPYKKPENSCINAVQLPAEWDSIVVKFAESQRVIYKDIRDARPNQEKAKDVLNQYLEKIKCENCIPQIGYIKSIGLKASQK; encoded by the coding sequence ATGAAAAGAATATATAAGTTTGCACTTTGCATAAGTCTGGCATTTACATTATTTGGTTCTGTAAGTGCTATGGCTAAAGGCAAATTTGTGACAATAGATGGTAAGAATCTGGTACAACCCAACGGGAAAAAACTGTTTATCGTAGGTACAAATTTAGGAAACTGGTTGAATCCTGAAGGTTATATGTTTGGTTTTAAAAAGACTAATAGCTATTGGATGATAAATAATGCTATTTGTCAGATGGTAGGTCCTGATGCAGCTGATGAGTTCTGGCGTAAGTTCAAGGATAATTATGTTACACGTCATGATATTGAGTATCTTGCATCTATAGGAGCCAACACAATACGTGTACCATTTAACTATAAGTTGTTTACAGACGAAGACTATATGGGCTTAAACGCCAATCAGGATGGATTTGCACGTGTAGACTCTCTTGTAAACTGGTGTCGTGATAATCATTTGTATATGATACTTGATATGCACGATGCTCCCGGAGGACAGACAGGTGATAATATTGACGATAGTTATGGTTATCCTTGGCTTTTCGAAAGCGAAAAGAGTCAGTCGTTGTTCTGTGAAATCTGGCGCAAGATAGCAGACAGATATAAAGACGAGTCCGTGATATTGGGCTATGAACTTCTGAACGAACCTATCGCTCCTTATTTTGACAACATGAAAGATATCAATACTAAATTGGAACCATTGTATAAGCGTGCCGTTAAATCTATAAGAGAAGTGGATAACAATCATATAGTCCTTCTTGGCGGCGCTCAATGGAATGGTAATTTTGATGTCTTTACTGATTGGAAATTTGACGATAAGATCATGTATACATGTCACAGATATGGTGGTGGTACAGACACTAAAGCCATACAGAATATAGTTTCTTTTCGTGATAAGACAGGATTACCTATGTATATGGGTGAAACAGGCCATAACACAGATGAGTGGCAGGCTAGTTTCTGTAAGATGCTTCGTGAAAACAATATAGGCTATACTTTCTGGCCTTATAAGAAGCCTGAAAATTCTTGCATAAATGCCGTGCAGCTCCCTGCCGAATGGGATAGTATCGTAGTAAAGTTTGCTGAGTCTCAACGAGTAATATACAAAGATATACGTGATGCTCGTCCTAATCAGGAGAAGGCAAAAGATGTACTAAACCAGTATTTGGAGAAAATAAAATGTGAAAATTGTATTCCACAGATTGGTTATATTAAGTCTATAGGACTAAAGGCCTCTCAAAAATAA
- a CDS encoding SusC/RagA family TonB-linked outer membrane protein, protein MKKKRYLILLLTLLVSITTFAQKSTYKGVVVDNHGDPIIGASVVQKGTSTGTVTDLDGNFSVSTDAGSILSISYIGYKTKEIKVSSNMKITLDENAASLNEVVVVGYGVQKKSVVTASIAKVGADELGKTQPVRIDGALKGLVSGVQVTTGGGQPGASSKIRIRGNGTINNSDPLYIVDGMPIDGGIDYLNPSDIESIEILKDAASGAVYGARAANGVVLVTTKTGKLGKVKVKYDVSFGWQNPWRKRNMMDADDYSTLMKEAAGYAGDNSIDAKLASFGTSNTNWQKELFNDNAPVQNHQISLSGASENLDYFLSLGYYKQEGTIGGNYDRSNYDRLSIRSNTNYRVFDVSKDRNWLHKMKVGVNVAYSRINSTSIETNNLTGSALGNALFLSPLMSVYPENEDALRSTYTGEVSKYGPLVNDKNSGRLLNIPTNDFNEITNPLAYLSLPGTKSNSDKFVANFYAELNLWDALKFRTSYGVDLSFWGDDGYSYPYYIGVNAHNDKSSVYSSMNRGCRWQVENVLSYDKTFGKHSISVVLGQSAIKYTGRKIGGSAEDMIEIDGDKANLDFTTGLKTDGKRDVYGGLFDPHTLASYFGRFSYNYAERYMLQMTMRRDGSSNFGPNHKWGTFPSVSLGWNVTNENFMADRPSWFTNMKIRLSWGKNGNENIGAFRYTANVAMGNNYAFGDGSNQTVVKGSKPTGTPNEDLKWEESEQYDAGIDFGFLNNSLTFTVDWFKKKTNGMLKEMSIPSYLGESKPWGNVGDMQNSGIEFEASYKFNLGEFKFNTSGNISYLKNKLIKLGNAAGFETYDNVHQIGNVSRAENGQPYPYFYGYKTAGIFQNMDQVNNYVNSKGQKMQPNAQPGDVIFVDYNNDGVIDDNDKTKIGKGDPDWTYGVTINASWRNFDLSMLWAGSIGNKIFDATRRLDLRYVNLPQEYMDRWHGEGTSNSMPRFTWKNDNDNYRVSDLYIKNGSYLRLKNIQLGYTLPQSITEHVFISNLRLYVAAENLLTLTGYKGMEPEIFYGTQSGIDRGYYPQNRTITIGANITF, encoded by the coding sequence ATGAAAAAGAAAAGGTATTTAATCTTATTGTTGACTTTATTGGTCTCAATAACAACTTTTGCTCAGAAATCGACATACAAAGGTGTCGTAGTAGATAATCATGGCGATCCAATTATTGGTGCGTCTGTTGTACAAAAAGGAACTTCCACTGGCACAGTAACTGATTTAGATGGTAATTTTAGTGTGTCAACTGATGCAGGTTCAATTCTTTCAATTTCTTATATAGGTTATAAAACCAAAGAAATAAAAGTATCTTCAAATATGAAGATTACACTTGATGAAAATGCAGCATCACTTAATGAAGTTGTAGTAGTAGGATATGGTGTACAAAAGAAAAGTGTTGTTACTGCATCTATTGCGAAAGTCGGAGCAGATGAATTGGGGAAGACTCAGCCTGTAAGAATTGATGGGGCTTTAAAAGGTCTAGTATCAGGTGTTCAAGTTACAACAGGTGGAGGTCAGCCTGGCGCATCAAGCAAAATCCGTATACGTGGTAATGGAACAATCAACAATTCAGACCCTCTTTATATTGTAGATGGCATGCCTATAGATGGCGGTATCGATTATCTTAATCCTAGTGATATAGAGAGTATAGAAATACTTAAAGATGCTGCTTCTGGTGCTGTGTATGGAGCTCGTGCTGCTAATGGTGTAGTACTAGTTACTACAAAGACAGGTAAATTGGGTAAAGTAAAGGTAAAATATGATGTTTCGTTTGGATGGCAAAATCCATGGCGTAAAAGGAATATGATGGATGCAGATGATTACAGCACATTGATGAAAGAAGCAGCAGGTTATGCAGGTGATAATAGTATTGATGCAAAACTTGCTAGTTTCGGTACTTCTAATACAAATTGGCAGAAAGAATTGTTTAATGATAATGCTCCCGTACAAAATCATCAGATTAGTTTAAGTGGCGCATCAGAAAATTTAGACTACTTCTTGTCACTTGGGTATTATAAACAAGAAGGTACTATAGGTGGTAATTATGATAGAAGTAATTATGATAGGCTTTCTATACGTAGTAATACTAATTATAGAGTCTTTGATGTATCAAAAGACCGTAATTGGTTACATAAAATGAAAGTAGGCGTAAATGTTGCTTATTCAAGGATTAATAGTACCAGTATTGAAACTAATAATCTTACAGGTTCTGCATTGGGCAATGCTTTGTTCTTGTCTCCTTTGATGAGTGTATATCCAGAAAATGAAGATGCTTTAAGATCTACTTATACTGGTGAGGTCAGTAAATATGGACCACTGGTTAATGATAAAAATTCTGGTCGTCTTCTTAATATCCCAACTAATGATTTTAATGAAATAACTAATCCTCTAGCATATCTTTCTTTGCCAGGGACAAAAAGTAACAGTGATAAATTCGTAGCGAACTTTTATGCAGAACTTAATTTATGGGATGCATTAAAATTCCGCACAAGTTATGGCGTAGACCTATCTTTCTGGGGTGATGATGGTTATTCATATCCTTATTATATTGGTGTTAATGCACACAATGATAAATCTTCTGTTTATTCTTCAATGAATAGAGGATGTCGTTGGCAAGTTGAAAATGTTCTTTCATATGATAAAACATTTGGAAAACATAGCATTTCTGTAGTTTTAGGACAGTCTGCAATAAAATATACCGGACGCAAAATTGGTGGTTCTGCAGAAGATATGATAGAAATAGATGGAGATAAAGCTAATTTGGATTTCACAACAGGTCTTAAGACAGATGGAAAACGTGATGTTTATGGAGGATTATTTGATCCCCATACATTAGCATCTTATTTTGGTCGTTTTAGTTATAACTATGCAGAGCGCTATATGTTGCAAATGACAATGCGTCGTGATGGTTCTTCTAATTTTGGTCCTAACCATAAATGGGGTACATTCCCTTCTGTATCTTTAGGATGGAATGTAACAAATGAAAATTTCATGGCTGATCGTCCTTCTTGGTTCACAAATATGAAAATTCGTTTAAGTTGGGGTAAAAATGGTAATGAGAATATTGGAGCATTCCGCTATACTGCAAATGTTGCAATGGGTAATAACTATGCCTTTGGAGATGGCTCTAATCAGACAGTTGTAAAGGGAAGTAAACCAACAGGAACGCCAAATGAAGATTTGAAATGGGAAGAATCTGAACAGTATGATGCTGGTATTGATTTTGGTTTCTTGAATAACTCTCTAACATTTACAGTAGATTGGTTTAAGAAGAAAACAAACGGTATGCTTAAGGAAATGAGTATACCATCATATCTAGGAGAATCAAAACCTTGGGGTAATGTTGGAGATATGCAAAATTCAGGTATTGAATTTGAGGCATCATATAAGTTCAATTTAGGAGAATTCAAGTTCAACACATCAGGTAATATAAGTTATCTGAAAAATAAATTAATAAAACTAGGCAATGCAGCTGGATTTGAGACATATGATAATGTTCATCAGATTGGTAATGTAAGTCGTGCTGAAAATGGACAGCCTTATCCATATTTCTATGGTTACAAGACTGCCGGGATATTCCAGAATATGGACCAGGTAAACAATTATGTTAATTCTAAAGGTCAGAAGATGCAACCTAATGCTCAACCAGGTGATGTCATTTTTGTAGATTATAACAATGATGGTGTTATTGATGATAATGATAAAACAAAAATAGGTAAAGGAGATCCTGATTGGACATATGGAGTTACTATCAATGCTAGTTGGAGAAACTTTGACCTTTCTATGTTGTGGGCAGGATCTATTGGCAATAAAATATTTGATGCAACTCGCCGTCTAGATCTTCGTTATGTGAATCTTCCTCAAGAATATATGGACAGATGGCATGGTGAGGGAACTTCAAATTCAATGCCTCGTTTTACTTGGAAAAATGATAATGATAATTATCGTGTATCTGATCTTTATATCAAAAATGGTTCTTATCTAAGACTTAAGAATATACAATTGGGTTATACTCTTCCTCAGTCTATAACAGAACATGTTTTTATCTCTAATTTACGTTTATATGTAGCTGCAGAGAATCTTCTTACATTAACTGGCTATAAAGGCATGGAACCTGAAATATTCTATGGTACTCAGTCTGGTATTGATCGTGGATATTATCCTCAGAACCGTACTATAACTATCGGTGCAAATATAACATTTTAA